In Halichondria panicea chromosome 9, odHalPani1.1, whole genome shotgun sequence, a genomic segment contains:
- the LOC135341860 gene encoding hemicentin-1-like isoform X2, translated as MSRSLWLLLSLCGLTAAEYVCYRDDTCSVEDPRPVFSLADSLEQCCSMPNIAGGRPHELTNCTSCGPVLARAVGPVNVILTPPHTLVLEVEARAFAAITWLINGTAMHAFPRLSLEMFSKRLLLVNTTSEDGGVYEADVYPIGGGPPLVVQFTVLLPPTPTVTAWPPIIELNTYQPDTTITFMCEGTQMLTWTNSLIPGLLNDYCESDPVDGEAPLETTTLQPSTTDMLGEAPLFTQSPPSSGRRRRRNFNTLPSTHCSVFSSEPVNGTLLSMLVINGELLEQSLYFTCHGNESGSSSVQLLVTNEPYFTTRPRSLCPIVSQDLVLVCGARADSPPTLLWLRRVGNETTPISPSLRLNVTMDTVSTTATESTLRVEGVATTDGGEYICQVSSNGSTSETATLVTVRVPANISEGPVDTEFPVGSVAWLVCYATGVPLPLLTWSLVKENGSQQLLDDLSLTNKYTITTIQDTEGNVASSNLTFPHFQPSDIGRYACNAMNGVTLPQGYTQYQQAYLDLQPVECSADEVLCSSRVECVLFTLTCDLTADCSDGSDEDCTTFAASIIRAPEDTMVTAYSNTSLNCQSFGEGTNITWSFNGRPLVLNEMTLIQESYDPDTSITSSYLTLISPSLEEAGVYHCTVSNGVPITSPRTLHTANASLLILPIAPSIEIRPATEAPVVERDTLYLECHARASPSPLISWLRNGRPLTLSTSLDYKVRIWYTTLTSGRALSVLTVQQLVPGNDDGNYTCRLDNTVDPATNISLTASVSVSISINDNCPAMFCLNDGTCLDLVNGFVCLCVPAFEGTDCSIPVEDVVSPEIVQSPRGSRVEILSSVDLFCDAEGSPQPTFSWQQDGVSVGGTGPLGVLRLTEVRPEDRGFYTCTAHNIHGTSRESAAGLITIRGVYQYLMNVSDCSTDSLDDTIALMTISLVGKALTLINNATLYSVTARPLLIGPPPSNQVLVTIVTGSNYEPIGRTTADLQTALLHELSSITISHACNFTHIIRYDGCPVDRYSFSSTGVLWAESDINPTPIVQQCPCGTLNTTIEEERMLSRVCGGTFRLGGEWAEVEDICGYSHITHGLCDITNFQVVEQFSKVETATQEIALFDAFDLSIASVILTLLASSSQAINSRAHQESFAQTYSNILLANKDEITKSQQIFKSTSELLESLEVFVLGLAVENGSMTSLNTELVQIQVEAVGGSGGGSYTPQLNISDILVGGNITLPPALLSEGLRVANLVLLRDTLFVYDEASLNELTLGNLFISAALLERVEDLSQPVIIEFYQSEMPGNETTNATCLFWDLTAKDGAGDWSSDGCRLVDIQEERVTCECNHLTHFGVLLAISPVTVPNLPLEIISYIGIGLSLVCIAVILITYLCSRKLRKNVTGKLVMNMCIPLGLFYVWFLVAIHGRYYTSFEWFCFVTSSLVQYFLLVYLSWTTVEALHIYLQLVKVFGSDIPHYMLKSALFAWGVPAIITALCTALGIHYSLWAIYDENTLFICYPSSWPLCYSVHA; from the exons ATGTCCAGATCATTGTGGCTGCTCCTGTCTCTCTGTGGCCTCACAG CTGCTGAGTATGTGTGCTACAGAGATGACACCTGCTCAGTGGAGGATCCTAGACCAGTGTTTAGCCTGGCTGACAGTCTGGAGCAGTGCTGCAGCATGCCCAACATTGCTGGAGGAAGACCTCATGAGTTAACCAACTGCACTTCTTGTG GTCCCGTCCTTGCAAGAGCAGTGGGTCCAGTCAACGTGATACTCACACCTCCCCACACACTGGTACTGGAGGTGGAGGCCAGAGCCTTTGCAGCCATCACATGGCTTATCAATGGTACTGCTATGCATGCCTTTCCCCGACTCTCTCTAGAGATGTTCTCCAAGCGTCTGTTGTTAGTCAACACTACCTCAGAGGATGGTGGTGTCTATGAGGCTGATGTCTACCCCATTGGAGGAGGTCCACCATTGGTGGTCCAGTTTACTGTACTCCTTCCCCCCA CTCCTACAGTGACTGCATGGCCTCCGATCATAGAGCTAAACACTTACCAACCTGACACTACCATCACTTTCATGTGTGAAGGAacacag ATGCTAACCTGGACCAACAGTTTGATTCCAGGCTTGCTGAATGATTACTGTGAGAGTGATCCAGTGGATGGAGAGGCCCCCCTGGAAACCACCACGCTCCAGCCTAGTACCACTGACATGTTGGGAGAGGCCCCACTCTTCACCCAGTCACCTCCTAGCTCTGGTAGGAGGAGGAGAAGGAACTTCAACACACTCCCCTCCACTCATTGCAGTGTGTTCAGCTCAGAGCCAGTCAACGGCACTCTGCTCTCCATGCTCGTCATCAATGGAGAGCTGTTAGAACAATCACTATATTTCACTTGTCATGGGAATGAAAGTGGTAGCTCTTCAGTTCAACTACTAGTTACAA aTGAGCCATACTTCACTACAAGGCCACGATCTCTTTGTCCCATTGTATCTCAGGACCTGGTGTTAGTGTGTGGGGCTAGAGCAGACTCTCCTCCCACTCTCCTCTGGTTAAGGAGGGTGGGAaatgagaccacacccatatCTCCCTCCCTACGCCTCAACGTAACTATGGATACTGTGAGTACCACGGCAACAGAGTCGACGCTGAGAGTGGAGGGTGTGGCTACGACAGATGGTGGGGAGTATATCTGTCAAGTCAGCAGTAATGGTTCTACCAGTGAGACAGCAACACTGGTGACTGTGAGAG TGCCTGCCAACATCTCAGAGGGTCCAGTAGACACAGAGTTCCCTGTGGGGTCAGTAGCTTGGTTAGTGTGTTATGCGACTGGTGTACCCCTCCCTCTGCTCACTTGGTCTCTTGTGAAGGAGAATGGATCTCAGCAACTCCTAGATGATCTCTCACTCACCAACAAATACACCATCACGACTATACAGGACACAGAGGGCAACGTTGCCAGTAGCAACCTGACCTTCCCACACTTTCAGCCCTCTGATATTGGCCGATATGCTTGCAACGCTATGAATGGAGTTACCCTCCCCCAAGGGTACACTCAATACCAGCAAGCTTACCTTGACTTACAACCAG tTGAGTGCAGCGCTGATGAGGTGCTGTGCTCTAGTCGTGTTGAGTGTGTACTCTTCACTCTGACCTGTGACCTTACAGCGGACTGCTCTGATGGCAGTGATGAAGACtgcactacat TTGCAGCGTCCATCATAAGAGCACCAGAGGATACCATGGTTACAGCATATAGTAACACCTCACTCAACTGTCAGAGCTTTGGTGAGGGTACTAACATCACGTGGTCCTTCAATGGTCGTCCCCTTGTGTTGAATGAGATGACACTGATACAAGAGAGCTATGATCCTGATACTAGCATCACCAGCAGCTACCTCACATTAATCAGTCCTTCTCTGGAGGAGGCTGGTGTCTATCACTGCACTGTCAGCAATGGTGTCCCTATCACTAGCCCAAGAACACTCCATACTGCCAACGCTTCCCTCCTGATTCTGCCCa TTGCCCCCAGTATTGAGATCAGGCCGGCCACCGAGGCTCCAGTAGTTGAGAGGGACACACTTTATCTTGAGTGCCATGCTAGAGCTAGTCCATCCCCGCTCATTAGCTGGCTCAGGAATGGCCGCCCACTCACACTCTCCACATCGCTGGATTACAAGGTCAGGATATGGTACACAACACTGACGAGTGGGCGGGCACTCAGtgtgctgactgtgcaacaatTGGTGCCTGGCAACGATGACGGGAACTATACGTGTCGTCTTGACAACACAGTTGACCCGGCAACCAATATCTCGCTGACTgctagtgtgagtgtgagtatTTCCATCAATGACAACTGTCCAGCAATGTTTTGTCTCAATGATGGGACCTGCCTGGATCTGGTGAATGGGttcgtgtgtttgtgtgtgcctgCCTTTGAAGGTACTGACTGCAGTATACCTG TGGAAGATGTGGTGAGTCCTGAGATAGTACAGTCTCCTCGAGGCAGTCGTGTGGAGATACTGAGTTCAGTGGACTTGTTCTGTGATGCTGAAGGATCTCCCCAGCCCACCTTCTCTTGGCAACAG GATGGAgtgtctgtggggggtactgGACCACTGGGGGTATTGAGACTGACTGAAGTGAGACCAGAGGACAGAGGATTCTACACTTGCACAGCACACAACATTCATGGGACCAGTCGAGAGTCCGCTGCTGGTCTCATCACAATCAGAG GTGTCTACCAGTACCTGATGAATGTGTCTGACTGTAGCACAGATAGTCTGGATGACACCATTGCGCTG ATGACCATCTCTCTAGTGGGCAAAGCTCTCACTCTCATCAACAACGCCACCCTCTACTCTGTCACTGCACG CCCTCTTCTGATTGGACCACCTCCATCCAACCAAGTCCTGGTTACGATAGTGACAGGTAGCAACTACGAGCCGATTGGTCGGACCACCGCTGACCTACAGACAGCACTCCTCCATGAGCTGTCTAGTATCACTATCTCTCATGCCTGCAACTTCACACACATCATCAGATATG ATGGTTGCCCAGTGGATAGGTACAGCTTCAGTAGTACCGGGGTATTGTGGGCGGAGTCAGACATAAACCCCACCCCCATTGTCCAGCAGTGTCCGTGTGGTACTCTCAACACAACTATAGAAGAGGAGCGTATGTTGagtcgtgtgtgtgggggcacGTTCAGACTGGGGGGAGAGTGGGCGGAGGTGGAGGATATATGTGGAtactcacacatcacacacggACTCTGTGACATCACCAAT TTTCAAGTGGTGGAGCAGTTTAGTAAAGTGGAGACTGCTACACAAGAGATAGCATTGTTTGATGCGTTTGACTTGTCTATAGCATCTGTGATCCTGACCCTCCTGGCCAGCTCATCTCAGGCAATCAACAGCAGAGCA CACCAGGAGAGCTTTGCTCAGACTTACAGCAATATTTTGCTAGCCAACAAAGATGAGATCACTAAGAGCCAGCAAATATTCAAGTCTACTTCTGA gTTGTTGGAGAGTCTGGAGGTGTTTGTGTTAGGACTGGCTGTGGAGAATGGATCAATGACCTCTCTCAACACAGAGCTGGTTCAGATACAAGTGGAGGCTGTAGGAGGTAGTGGTGGGGGGTCTTACACACCTCAGCTTAATATCAGTGACATCCTTGTGGGGGGTAACATCACCCTACCCCCTGCATTGCTCTCGGAGGGACTACGCGTGGCTAATTTGGTACTACTGAGAGACACACTGTTTGTATATGATGAGGCTAGTCTGAATGAACTGACTCTGGGAAACTTGTTTATTTCTGCCGCACTTCTCGAGAGAGTGGAAGATCTGAGTCAGCCTGTCATTATAGAATTCTACCAGtcagag ATGCCTGGCAACGAGACTACCAATGCTACATGTTTGTTCTGGGACCTCACagctaaag ACGGAGCTGGTGATTGGTCCAGTGATGGCTGTAGACTAGTAGACATACAAGAGGAGAGAGTGACATGTGAATGTAACCACCTCACTCACTTTGGAGTACTGCTG GCTATTAGTCCAGTCACAGTACCCAACCTTCCCCTGGAGATCATCTCTTATATTGGTATAGGCCTCTCCCTGGTGTGTATTGCAGTGATCCTCATCACCTACCTCTGTtctag GAAATTACGGAAGAATGTGACAGGAAAGCTGGTCATGAACATGTGTATACCATTGGGGCTGTTCTATGTGTGGTTTCTGGTGGCCATTCACGGCCGCTACTACACTTCATTTGAATGGTTCTGTTTCGTGACCTCGTCTCTAGTGCAGTACTTCCTGCTAGTGTATCTGTCCTGGACCACGGTGGAGGCACTGCACATATACCTCCAGCTTGTCAAGGTGTTTGGTAGTGATATACCACACTACATGCTCAAGTCTGCCCTGTTTGCTTGGGGTGTTCCAGCTATCATCACTGCACTCTGCACTGCACTAGGCATACACTACAGCCTCTGGGCCATCTATGATGAGAACACACTCTTCAT ATGTTATCCCAGTAGCTGGCCGCTCTgctatagtgtgcatgcatga
- the LOC135341860 gene encoding uncharacterized protein LOC135341860 isoform X1 — MSRSLWLLLSLCGLTAAEYVCYRDDTCSVEDPRPVFSLADSLEQCCSMPNIAGGRPHELTNCTSCGPVLARAVGPVNVILTPPHTLVLEVEARAFAAITWLINGTAMHAFPRLSLEMFSKRLLLVNTTSEDGGVYEADVYPIGGGPPLVVQFTVLLPPTPTVTAWPPIIELNTYQPDTTITFMCEGTQMLTWTNSLIPGLLNDYCESDPVDGEAPLETTTLQPSTTDMLGEAPLFTQSPPSSGRRRRRNFNTLPSTHCSVFSSEPVNGTLLSMLVINGELLEQSLYFTCHGNESGSSSVQLLVTNEPYFTTRPRSLCPIVSQDLVLVCGARADSPPTLLWLRRVGNETTPISPSLRLNVTMDTVSTTATESTLRVEGVATTDGGEYICQVSSNGSTSETATLVTVRVPANISEGPVDTEFPVGSVAWLVCYATGVPLPLLTWSLVKENGSQQLLDDLSLTNKYTITTIQDTEGNVASSNLTFPHFQPSDIGRYACNAMNGVTLPQGYTQYQQAYLDLQPVECSADEVLCSSRVECVLFTLTCDLTADCSDGSDEDCTTFAASIIRAPEDTMVTAYSNTSLNCQSFGEGTNITWSFNGRPLVLNEMTLIQESYDPDTSITSSYLTLISPSLEEAGVYHCTVSNGVPITSPRTLHTANASLLILPIAPSIEIRPATEAPVVERDTLYLECHARASPSPLISWLRNGRPLTLSTSLDYKVRIWYTTLTSGRALSVLTVQQLVPGNDDGNYTCRLDNTVDPATNISLTASVSVSISINDNCPAMFCLNDGTCLDLVNGFVCLCVPAFEGTDCSIPVEDVVSPEIVQSPRGSRVEILSSVDLFCDAEGSPQPTFSWQQDGVSVGGTGPLGVLRLTEVRPEDRGFYTCTAHNIHGTSRESAAGLITIRGVYQYLMNVSDCSTDSLDDTIALMTISLVGKALTLINNATLYSVTARPLLIGPPPSNQVLVTIVTGSNYEPIGRTTADLQTALLHELSSITISHACNFTHIIRYDGCPVDRYSFSSTGVLWAESDINPTPIVQQCPCGTLNTTIEEERMLSRVCGGTFRLGGEWAEVEDICGYSHITHGLCDITNFQVVEQFSKVETATQEIALFDAFDLSIASVILTLLASSSQAINSRAHQESFAQTYSNILLANKDEITKSQQIFKSTSELLESLEVFVLGLAVENGSMTSLNTELVQIQVEAVGGSGGGSYTPQLNISDILVGGNITLPPALLSEGLRVANLVLLRDTLFVYDEASLNELTLGNLFISAALLERVEDLSQPVIIEFYQSEMPGNETTNATCLFWDLTAKDGAGDWSSDGCRLVDIQEERVTCECNHLTHFGVLLAISPVTVPNLPLEIISYIGIGLSLVCIAVILITYLCSRKLRKNVTGKLVMNMCIPLGLFYVWFLVAIHGRYYTSFEWFCFVTSSLVQYFLLVYLSWTTVEALHIYLQLVKVFGSDIPHYMLKSALFAWGVPAIITALCTALGIHYSLWAIYDENTLFICYPSSWPLYFGVIAPFALTFLFNITLFLVVMVSLIKRFYRKRKMNYSEPNQMKELRNLIVIGTSLSVLFGLGWVFGLLAQIPQPLLSSIAQYIFSVCVGFQGTLIFVLHGLRSADVRRVWKQCFYKIICCVPTPPGLLTNYTSSQLPSPLRKTAPITVVSQPTPPEISLGASRHSENPVYQSTETLETTPYHRATHALDTLDMAHLATHDKMALLQEQESEWQSLEVNFVGEGDSSNDDEPYFRDLNQVPFSEGQLGTAIAGGDQETTTL; from the exons ATGTCCAGATCATTGTGGCTGCTCCTGTCTCTCTGTGGCCTCACAG CTGCTGAGTATGTGTGCTACAGAGATGACACCTGCTCAGTGGAGGATCCTAGACCAGTGTTTAGCCTGGCTGACAGTCTGGAGCAGTGCTGCAGCATGCCCAACATTGCTGGAGGAAGACCTCATGAGTTAACCAACTGCACTTCTTGTG GTCCCGTCCTTGCAAGAGCAGTGGGTCCAGTCAACGTGATACTCACACCTCCCCACACACTGGTACTGGAGGTGGAGGCCAGAGCCTTTGCAGCCATCACATGGCTTATCAATGGTACTGCTATGCATGCCTTTCCCCGACTCTCTCTAGAGATGTTCTCCAAGCGTCTGTTGTTAGTCAACACTACCTCAGAGGATGGTGGTGTCTATGAGGCTGATGTCTACCCCATTGGAGGAGGTCCACCATTGGTGGTCCAGTTTACTGTACTCCTTCCCCCCA CTCCTACAGTGACTGCATGGCCTCCGATCATAGAGCTAAACACTTACCAACCTGACACTACCATCACTTTCATGTGTGAAGGAacacag ATGCTAACCTGGACCAACAGTTTGATTCCAGGCTTGCTGAATGATTACTGTGAGAGTGATCCAGTGGATGGAGAGGCCCCCCTGGAAACCACCACGCTCCAGCCTAGTACCACTGACATGTTGGGAGAGGCCCCACTCTTCACCCAGTCACCTCCTAGCTCTGGTAGGAGGAGGAGAAGGAACTTCAACACACTCCCCTCCACTCATTGCAGTGTGTTCAGCTCAGAGCCAGTCAACGGCACTCTGCTCTCCATGCTCGTCATCAATGGAGAGCTGTTAGAACAATCACTATATTTCACTTGTCATGGGAATGAAAGTGGTAGCTCTTCAGTTCAACTACTAGTTACAA aTGAGCCATACTTCACTACAAGGCCACGATCTCTTTGTCCCATTGTATCTCAGGACCTGGTGTTAGTGTGTGGGGCTAGAGCAGACTCTCCTCCCACTCTCCTCTGGTTAAGGAGGGTGGGAaatgagaccacacccatatCTCCCTCCCTACGCCTCAACGTAACTATGGATACTGTGAGTACCACGGCAACAGAGTCGACGCTGAGAGTGGAGGGTGTGGCTACGACAGATGGTGGGGAGTATATCTGTCAAGTCAGCAGTAATGGTTCTACCAGTGAGACAGCAACACTGGTGACTGTGAGAG TGCCTGCCAACATCTCAGAGGGTCCAGTAGACACAGAGTTCCCTGTGGGGTCAGTAGCTTGGTTAGTGTGTTATGCGACTGGTGTACCCCTCCCTCTGCTCACTTGGTCTCTTGTGAAGGAGAATGGATCTCAGCAACTCCTAGATGATCTCTCACTCACCAACAAATACACCATCACGACTATACAGGACACAGAGGGCAACGTTGCCAGTAGCAACCTGACCTTCCCACACTTTCAGCCCTCTGATATTGGCCGATATGCTTGCAACGCTATGAATGGAGTTACCCTCCCCCAAGGGTACACTCAATACCAGCAAGCTTACCTTGACTTACAACCAG tTGAGTGCAGCGCTGATGAGGTGCTGTGCTCTAGTCGTGTTGAGTGTGTACTCTTCACTCTGACCTGTGACCTTACAGCGGACTGCTCTGATGGCAGTGATGAAGACtgcactacat TTGCAGCGTCCATCATAAGAGCACCAGAGGATACCATGGTTACAGCATATAGTAACACCTCACTCAACTGTCAGAGCTTTGGTGAGGGTACTAACATCACGTGGTCCTTCAATGGTCGTCCCCTTGTGTTGAATGAGATGACACTGATACAAGAGAGCTATGATCCTGATACTAGCATCACCAGCAGCTACCTCACATTAATCAGTCCTTCTCTGGAGGAGGCTGGTGTCTATCACTGCACTGTCAGCAATGGTGTCCCTATCACTAGCCCAAGAACACTCCATACTGCCAACGCTTCCCTCCTGATTCTGCCCa TTGCCCCCAGTATTGAGATCAGGCCGGCCACCGAGGCTCCAGTAGTTGAGAGGGACACACTTTATCTTGAGTGCCATGCTAGAGCTAGTCCATCCCCGCTCATTAGCTGGCTCAGGAATGGCCGCCCACTCACACTCTCCACATCGCTGGATTACAAGGTCAGGATATGGTACACAACACTGACGAGTGGGCGGGCACTCAGtgtgctgactgtgcaacaatTGGTGCCTGGCAACGATGACGGGAACTATACGTGTCGTCTTGACAACACAGTTGACCCGGCAACCAATATCTCGCTGACTgctagtgtgagtgtgagtatTTCCATCAATGACAACTGTCCAGCAATGTTTTGTCTCAATGATGGGACCTGCCTGGATCTGGTGAATGGGttcgtgtgtttgtgtgtgcctgCCTTTGAAGGTACTGACTGCAGTATACCTG TGGAAGATGTGGTGAGTCCTGAGATAGTACAGTCTCCTCGAGGCAGTCGTGTGGAGATACTGAGTTCAGTGGACTTGTTCTGTGATGCTGAAGGATCTCCCCAGCCCACCTTCTCTTGGCAACAG GATGGAgtgtctgtggggggtactgGACCACTGGGGGTATTGAGACTGACTGAAGTGAGACCAGAGGACAGAGGATTCTACACTTGCACAGCACACAACATTCATGGGACCAGTCGAGAGTCCGCTGCTGGTCTCATCACAATCAGAG GTGTCTACCAGTACCTGATGAATGTGTCTGACTGTAGCACAGATAGTCTGGATGACACCATTGCGCTG ATGACCATCTCTCTAGTGGGCAAAGCTCTCACTCTCATCAACAACGCCACCCTCTACTCTGTCACTGCACG CCCTCTTCTGATTGGACCACCTCCATCCAACCAAGTCCTGGTTACGATAGTGACAGGTAGCAACTACGAGCCGATTGGTCGGACCACCGCTGACCTACAGACAGCACTCCTCCATGAGCTGTCTAGTATCACTATCTCTCATGCCTGCAACTTCACACACATCATCAGATATG ATGGTTGCCCAGTGGATAGGTACAGCTTCAGTAGTACCGGGGTATTGTGGGCGGAGTCAGACATAAACCCCACCCCCATTGTCCAGCAGTGTCCGTGTGGTACTCTCAACACAACTATAGAAGAGGAGCGTATGTTGagtcgtgtgtgtgggggcacGTTCAGACTGGGGGGAGAGTGGGCGGAGGTGGAGGATATATGTGGAtactcacacatcacacacggACTCTGTGACATCACCAAT TTTCAAGTGGTGGAGCAGTTTAGTAAAGTGGAGACTGCTACACAAGAGATAGCATTGTTTGATGCGTTTGACTTGTCTATAGCATCTGTGATCCTGACCCTCCTGGCCAGCTCATCTCAGGCAATCAACAGCAGAGCA CACCAGGAGAGCTTTGCTCAGACTTACAGCAATATTTTGCTAGCCAACAAAGATGAGATCACTAAGAGCCAGCAAATATTCAAGTCTACTTCTGA gTTGTTGGAGAGTCTGGAGGTGTTTGTGTTAGGACTGGCTGTGGAGAATGGATCAATGACCTCTCTCAACACAGAGCTGGTTCAGATACAAGTGGAGGCTGTAGGAGGTAGTGGTGGGGGGTCTTACACACCTCAGCTTAATATCAGTGACATCCTTGTGGGGGGTAACATCACCCTACCCCCTGCATTGCTCTCGGAGGGACTACGCGTGGCTAATTTGGTACTACTGAGAGACACACTGTTTGTATATGATGAGGCTAGTCTGAATGAACTGACTCTGGGAAACTTGTTTATTTCTGCCGCACTTCTCGAGAGAGTGGAAGATCTGAGTCAGCCTGTCATTATAGAATTCTACCAGtcagag ATGCCTGGCAACGAGACTACCAATGCTACATGTTTGTTCTGGGACCTCACagctaaag ACGGAGCTGGTGATTGGTCCAGTGATGGCTGTAGACTAGTAGACATACAAGAGGAGAGAGTGACATGTGAATGTAACCACCTCACTCACTTTGGAGTACTGCTG GCTATTAGTCCAGTCACAGTACCCAACCTTCCCCTGGAGATCATCTCTTATATTGGTATAGGCCTCTCCCTGGTGTGTATTGCAGTGATCCTCATCACCTACCTCTGTtctag GAAATTACGGAAGAATGTGACAGGAAAGCTGGTCATGAACATGTGTATACCATTGGGGCTGTTCTATGTGTGGTTTCTGGTGGCCATTCACGGCCGCTACTACACTTCATTTGAATGGTTCTGTTTCGTGACCTCGTCTCTAGTGCAGTACTTCCTGCTAGTGTATCTGTCCTGGACCACGGTGGAGGCACTGCACATATACCTCCAGCTTGTCAAGGTGTTTGGTAGTGATATACCACACTACATGCTCAAGTCTGCCCTGTTTGCTTGGGGTGTTCCAGCTATCATCACTGCACTCTGCACTGCACTAGGCATACACTACAGCCTCTGGGCCATCTATGATGAGAACACACTCTTCAT ATGTTATCCCAGTAGCTGGCCGCTCTACTTTGGAGTCATTGCTCCATTTGCTCTCACCTTTCTCTTCAATATCACCTTGTTCCTTGTTGTCATGGTTTCCCTTATAAAACGCTTTTATCGGAAAAGAAAGATGAACTATTCGGAACCCAATCAAATGAAGGAGCTACGGAATCTCATTGTGATTGGTACAAGTCTCTCTGTGTTGTTTGGGTTGGGTTGGGTGTTTGGTTTGCTGGCTCAGATCCCACAACCTCTCCTCTCATCTATTGCTCAGTACAtctttagtgtgtgtgttgggttTCAAGGAACGCTCATATTTGTCCTGCATGGCCTAAGATCTGCTGATGTTCGTCGTGTGTGGAAACAATGCTTCTACAAGATCATATGCTGTGTACCCACTCCGCCAGGTCTCCTCACTAACTACACTAGCTCACAACTTCCCTCCCCATTGAGGAAGACTGCACCCATAACAGTGGTTAGCCAGCCTACTCCTCCTGAAATCTCACTGGGGGCTAGTAGACACTCTGAGAACCCAGTCTACCAGTCCACCGAGACACTGGAAACCACACCCTACCACCGTGCTACCCACGCACTGGACACACTCGACATGGCCCACCTTGCTACACATGACAAGATGGCACTATTACAAGAGCAAGAGAGCGAGTGGCAGTCGCTAGAGGTCAACTTTGTTGGAGAAGGTGATTCGAGCAACGATGATGAGCCGTATTTCAGAGACCTCAATCAAGTTCCCTTCAGTGAAGGACAACTAGGCACTGCCATTGCAGGAGGAGACCAAGAGACTACTACACTATAG